Within Flavobacterium pisciphilum, the genomic segment ATAGCCTAACTTGCATGACGTTTCGGTTTTGTAACCAATAATTGGTAGAATTGCTTCCCAGTTGGTTGGTTTTAAATCTGGATGTTGTTTGCTTAGGAAATAATCAAAACGGCTCATCGTTGTTTCTTCAGGATGTGGCATATTATTCCATTGTTCGATTTCTAGCATTCGCTCATTAATCAATTGGTTGTACGGAATAATTTTATTCTCTCCCGGGCCTGCTTGATTGGACTCTTTCTTAGCACTCGGACGTCCGATCCATCCAAAAGCTTCTTTCTCGACATCGTACCTAACTTTTCCAAACATTCGCTCTATATATTTTCCACTCGCTTTATTGGCAATAATTCTTGTGCTTTGGAACATTGCACCAGGACGAAGCAGCGTATTTCTAAAACTGCTATTTAATGAACTCTCACATTCTAGTTCATTTGGCAAAGGCAAATTCCACTCTGTATAATTTCTAACCATTTGTCGGTAGAAGTCAACGATAATACCTTCTTTCGTTTTCCCGTAAACTACTGTTGTAAAGCACTGAGAAGCAATATCACACCCGATATAAAACCAAGCTCTCTTTCCTTTTTCATACCAAAACGGTGGATTTCTATCATCTATAGATAAAATAGATCCTGAATAAACTGGCAAATCCATTTGATGCGGAGTCGTATATTGACTCATATATTTTTGTCTATCACCACTTCTGGTTAAATGCGTTGCAATTCTATTTTCCCATTTATTGATATAATTAATAATCGTGGTATTTGATAGTTTTTTATATTCTTTTGGATCAAACATTTCTCCGGTTTCTTCATTAAAAACTTCGGCATAACCATTTAAAAAAGCTTCATAATTGCGGGCAATTTCTGTAGGCGTAGGTTTATGCATTTGATTTTTGAATAGCCCATTAAAAATCATTTCGGTTTTGTCGTCCACCTTTCTGGCATTGTTTGTTTTTCCGCCGTTAGGATCTTTTATTATCGGATAATACAAATCCTCTTTACAAGCTTTTAAAAGCTTTTTAAATTGTTTTTCGCTCGCTGGCAAATTGTGATTAACTTCATGTTTTATCTTTAATGTATTATTGAAGTTTTCTACATCCTTAACCAATATTGCTGTAATTCCACGTATTGAACCTCTTAATTTGATTCTTTCTTGTATTCGCGCTTGCTCCAGTTTGATTGCTGCATTCATGACGCTTGCATTAATTATGTATCGCTCTTGTTCATCGGCTTCTAATGCATTTCCTGCCCTTTTGAACTTGGCGTAATACCGAACTGCAGCTGCATCAAAATCAAAAAAAACTTCCAACGGATTATCAATCCTTCTTGGATCACCTAATGCATCCTGAATTGTTGTTCTTAAACTATCAAAGTCTATCAATAATTTTCGGCCATTCCCTCCTACTTGTAAGCGCTTTATACCAAAAGGTTTCTGCTTGTAACGATTAAGTTCAGATTGTAAACTTTTTAAACAATTCCAATATGCTGGAACCAATTCTTCGTGTTCTACTGCAACCTTATTATTCATCCACAGATAGGGCATAATTGCATTTTTTAGAAAATTTTGTTTGTGATTATTTCTAAGAATCAAAACTATAATCGATAACTGAGTCTATCATTTAGTATTGAATTGCTTGATGGTTTCTTTCAGCTCTTTTTCGAGCATTTTATAATCCATTCTTATTTTATCTGCTGTAATACTGTTGCGGTGTCCAGATAAACATTGTCGAATAAAAAAAGGTGTAAATCCATGTTTATCAACCAATGCTTTAATTATTTGCTGATTGTAAGTGTACCTTTTGTTTTTTTTAGTTTCTTTATCCATTGCTCTGTTTGTTTTTTATGATGTAGCAAAGATAAAGTAAAACAAAAGTATTATGCAAGTAATTTGAATAAAATAATTGCATTTTACTTTTAATAATGAAACACATCAAGTAAAACAGGCTATAAACGAGAGAATCATAATTTAAACTCTACAAGACTCCTAAGACTGTAAAGAACATCACAAGCCATAAATAAGAAGAATAGAACACAACTTTTGATAATACCTGAAGAAAACAACCAATCAACAATCTAAAAATCAACCTATTAAACAAATAAAATGAATTTTTAAAGAAGCTATTAACTAGCTTGAGTTGAATCATTTTAAGCAAAAAACTCCCCAAAAGAGCCATTATAACCCCATGAAACAATCTTAAAAAACACTCTTTTGAATACCCAAATGCATACCCAACCCAGAAAACAAGAAAATAAAAACTGAATTACAACTGACTTTATTCCATAAAAAAAGCCGTAAATAAACTCGTATGAGCTTTATTTACGGCTTTTATGCCTTTTTATATTTATATAATCCTAAACAAGACAAGCAGTCATCAAAGAATCAAATGAAAAGAATAATAAGGAAATTTTGTTTTTTATTCAAAAGAACGCTCTATTCTTGTAACTAGCTTGTTTTAAATACCTTTAAACCTTTTTTAGTGTTTTATTAATTGGAAATATTGTTTTATTGAGGATATTAGAAAGTTCTTTTTATAACTTTAAAGATCTGCTTCACGTCATTCAATTCGATAGTAAAATCCTGATATTCTGGGCTTTGATTTCTAGAATGACATGTTATCGTTCCATTTTCTAAATCCTGAGCAATAATATCTTTGCAAACAATTGTATCCTTATGCACAATTATCCAACCGTATTGAGAACCTCTAAATCCATCTTTCCAGTGCTGACGATTTAATTCTCTGCAAAGTGTAATAGATCCTTCTGGATTATCATACAATCCACCATTATCCATACTATCCCCTTTTATTTCAAAAGCGACATAATTACCTCTCGCATATTGATCTACATAAAAATTCACATCATTAAACCCATCCACAAAATCACCTTCACAACATTCACTTATATAAGTAGCATAAGCCTTTACAGGTACTAAGGGTACAGTCATAATAAATTTTCCGTTCTCTAATTCTTTAAATCTGTTACCGTTTTTATTCTCAAGATATTCTTCTTCTTCCATCACAACTTCCTGCTCACTTTCGGGCAAAAAGTAATTTCCTGGAACATTAAAATAATCTGCAAGTATTTTACGGTTTTTAATATTAGGCTTAGAGTCCTTATTTATAATTCTACTTAAAGTCGATTGCGAAATACCCGTATTCTCAGAGAGCTCATAAGGCGTTATACCTTTATTTCTGATAAGGGTTTTTAATCTTGACCCAACTGTATCCATTTCTCTTAATTATTTATAATCGTTATAAATAAAAGTAACTTGCGCTAATTTTAATCAAATTACTTGCGTTTTACTTTCGTTTTACTTTATATTTGCACTGTACAAAAATAACTAATCAAAAGTAGGCAATTAAAATGGAACTAACAAAAGTAGCTAAAGAAAAACTTGGAACCGATGAGGTTAAAATGCAAATAGCATTAGAGTTAGGTAAGTCCTATTTAACCATGAGAAGATGGATAAATAAGAATCACGACAACCTAACCAAAACAAAATCTATTGAAGCAATAACAAAATTTACAGGGCTAAAAGAAAACGAAATCTTCGAGTAGCCAAAACCCAAACAAAACAAACAACATATTAAAAATCAAACAATTAAACACTAAAAAAGTAAAAAAAAGACCAATAAAAAAAAACCGCTCACGGGAATGAGCGGTCTTAAATCCAATTTTTTATAACGCCCGGACAAGGGGCATTAATTCCAAATAGAATGGCAAAGTTAGAAGAAATTTCAGAGAAAATACAAAGCATCAAAAAAAACATTTCTGCACATGAAAAATTAAGAAATACTTGCTTAAAGCTTTCAGTTTACTACTATAGAGAAGGAAATACTGCAATGAATGACTGCATGAAACTACGATTGGCCAAAGTAAAATCGAGAATAAATGATTTGCATAGCGAATTAATTCCGACAGAAAAGGAGAGAATACAACTTCTTAACCAACAACCAAAAATTATAGTCCGTCAAAGTATCACTTTACAAATCAAAAATTACGAATCATGGATGCATTAACCACCAAAGAAAAAAATATTCTGGCAACTGCACTCCGAATACTTTTTGACAAAAAAGAAAGTGATTACGAAACCTGCTTTACAATCTCCGATTTGGCCTTCAAATTACAAATAAGCAACGCCAATGAGATAAAAAATGATTTACTATTTGTAACCCAAAATCCTTTTTGATCATGAATATAGATGCACAGATACGAACCGTTTTTGATACAAGCAAAAAAATGGCACTAAACAAACCTGATTATCTATTTATAACATTTTCAAAAAAGGATAAAAAAACAAACAGTACCATTTTTAAGGTTTATAACAATGATAAAGTTCCGTTTTTCAGTCTTATCACTACAAATAAAAAATTATTAGCACATTCCTTAAAAGAATTTCTATCCACCGAAAAGATTCCGTTTCGATTTGAAACCACAACCGACCCAAAAATTCTAAACATAGAAACCGAGATAAGGAGGCTATTCTTTAAAGACTGGCTAATTAAAACAAAGAATATATACCAACATCATCCCATATGCATGCAAATGGCACTAAAAAAAAATCAAATAACAATGAAACATTTAGAGCAAGAAAAACCAAACAAAGCCTTTCATTTTTACATCATTAGCATACTGATTGCATTTTGGATTGGTCTAGCAGCAGGAGCTGGAATAGCATATTTAATGTAAGTGAAAAAATTATGGCAATAGAAAAAAACCAAACATACAAAACCACCACAGGATTACTACTAAGAGTCAAAACAGTTCGAAGATCTGGAATGCACACACTAGAACTCGTTGACGAAAAAGGCAATGCGCTTCCAGAAAGAAAAAACACTGCCGGACACATAATCAAGAAATCCGAAAGAATGTGCTCCGAAGAAACAATTAAAAGTTATCAAAAAACAAATAACTAAACTATATCATCCCAAAAAAGATATTATGACAAATTTAAACCCAACTATGGCAATCGAAAAAGAAATCCAAACCAATTCAATCGACTTTACTCGACCATTAAGCGAATATCCAACAGCTCAGTTTATTGCTGAATTCATCAAATCTGAAGTAAAACCAAAGCATATTTATACCGAAACATTAAATAACAATGGATTAGTAATCCAGGACGAAAAAGAAAAGTACTTAAAAAACGATGCTTTGAGCCCTTCAATGCTAAAATCAGCTTTAAAAACGCCATTGCATTTTGAATATGCAAAAAGCGAAGACAAAGAAGAACTAAAAAAACTAACCGAAACTGCCGACCACTTTAATCTAAGCACGTTTCTACATCAAGCTATTTTAGAACCAACAAAATTTAGCCGAGTTATAATCGAACCAAGTATCCCCCTAAATACTAATGAAGGAGTTACAAAAGCAATCGAATTCTGGGAGCAATTAATCACCGAAAGAGGATATGGCGTAATCAAACTACAAGAAACACCATTTGATTTTGTTTTGGAATATTGCCAAAGAACCGTTGCAGAAACATTGGGCTTGAGTTTAGACAAAATAGATGGAAAACGAGCTTACATCAAAATTCTAAAAAACTGTTCGGATGTAGAACCCGTTACTGAGGAGAATATGGCTAAAATCAAAATCCTAAAAAAACATTACGACCAATACGGAAACGGAATCTTAAGAAGACTTATACTCCACTCCAAAAGAGAAACATCTGTTTATTATAATGATACAAAAACAGGTTTAAAACTAAAGGTAAGACCCGATGCCATTCAATTTAAAGAAAACATTGGTGTAGATGCTATTATATCAGTCAAAAGTTCAGCAATCGAAGACATCCAAGCCTTTTACAATCAAGCCTCAAGATTGCATTACGATCTACACGAAGCAATGTGCCAAGAAATTGTTTCAAATGCAACAGGACGTGATTTTAATACCACAATAATGGTAATGTTACAAACCGTTGCACCATTTGCAATAGCGATATTCGTTTGGTCAGCCGAAGATATCGAAACAGGAAAACGCAAATACCAACTAGCACTCAATAACGCCAAAGAAATAATCGAAAAACAATCTGTAAAAGGATACGAAATTTTATCGCAAGAAAATAACTTAGGCTTAATACAAATGTCTTTACCCGCTTGGAATAAACAAGAATTCGTGTCAAGAAACCTATAAAATAAAACCAAAATGACCTCAGCAACTCAACCCTATTTTCTGCTATATATTGATGATTGGATGAACAATACACAATTAAAAATGTGCTCACCAGCGGCACACGGAGTTTTAATTTCAATCCTGTGCATCATCCAAAAAGAAATGAGCTCAAATAAACTCATTCTCAAACAAAAGTTCAAGCAAAGCAACAACCAAACAACAAATTTTGCTTTACAAATTGCCAAATTAACAGCTTTTGATTTGCATGAAATAGAAACTCCTCTAATAGAGTTGGTTGCCGAGGGAGTTTTAACAATCCAAGAAGATTTCTTGATTTACAAACCAATGCCACGAGATGAAAATAACACCCGAGAAGAAAACACAAAAGAACTCGTAATTGCACCAAAAAATGAAATTATAATCAAAGAATCAGAAAAAATTGATTTCGAAAAAATAATTTCAATCTTCAATTCCGTCTGTAACAAACTGCCAGTTGTTCAAAAACTAACGCTTCAGCGAAAATCAGCCATTAAAAACCGAATTTCAGAATCTGGTCTTGCAGGTCTAGGTGATGCATTCCAGAAGGTAGCGCAAAGCCGATTCTTAAACGGCGAAAATGAACGCGGCTGGACAGCCGATTTTGATTGGATTTTAAAACCTGCAAACTTTATAAAAATTATCGAAGGAAAGTATAAAAACACCGAAAATGGAACTAATAAATCAAACGAACAAATCTTTACCGCCGCAATGGACAGCGAGGTTGGAAGAGACTTTAAATTTAAGTAAGTCTATTATTTCTGGAAATGCGCAAATGGCACTTATCGAAATGAACCTTTCCGTAGAACAGACCCTTTCTAAACCAAACATAAGAACTGTTTTTAAAAACCAAAACGGAACCATCGGCTTTAGCGTAGTAAATGTACTCGTAAACCGATTCATTAATTCATTTGGTTTTAGCACCAAATTATCCAACGACCAAATCGAAATTCTAACCGTAGATACTCTCGAAAACTTTAAATACGAAAGCCTCGAAGATATTATAGTCTTTTTTAAAATGGCACGCACCGGGAAGTTTGGCAGTACAATGAAAGGAGTCGATTCTAATTTAATCTACGGAACATGGTATCCTGCCTATTTAGACCTAAAAGCCGATTTGAGAGAACAGAAGTACTTGAAAGAAAAAAATGCCTTAAATAGCAAGAAAATCACTTTTGAAGATGTGCAAAAAACATACTCAAAAAATCAAGAAAAAAACTTTGAGAAAAGAGTTATCGCCTTTGTAGAAGAAATAACAAAAGACATTGACCGCCAGATACTCGAAGATTTAATTATCGATTGGGAAAAAGACCCCGCCCGAAAACCCTATCTCAATATCCTAAAAAAGAAAAGAATTACAATTAAGTAATTCCAAAAAACGAGATTCAAAACCCTAAAACATAATTAAAACAAGGAGCTATTTACTTCATCAGTTCACTACCCTTACCTCATCAGGAACTGACAACAAATCTGTGTTACTATTAAAAACAACACCCTCATTTGTATCACTCTTATTAAATCACATCAGAAAGTTTAAAAGCTTGAAAGAAATACTTTTTTTATAAAATTGAAAATTTATTTTTATTTAATTGACACAACAACTATATTTGTATCAATTATAATCATCACAATCAATTTAACATGAAAAAAAACAATCCAACAGGAACTGTTCTCTATACAGTTGAGCAGACAATAAAAGAGTATAGAAAGATTTCACAGAAAAACATAAAAAAAATCGTAAGTGATATAACAGTCGATCAATGTTTGTTACTAATTATGATTAATAAAAATTCTGATTATTCTCAAAAGGAAATAGCCGAATTAATCTTTAAAGACAATACTTCGATTACTAGAATTATAGAGTTAATGGTAAAAAAGGAGTATCTAACAAGAACAATAAACGAATTAGACAGACGAAAATTCAACCTTGAAATTACAGAAAAAGGAAAAAAAACAATTGAATTATTAACTCCCGTGATAAACAAAAA encodes:
- a CDS encoding LexA family transcriptional regulator, with amino-acid sequence MDTVGSRLKTLIRNKGITPYELSENTGISQSTLSRIINKDSKPNIKNRKILADYFNVPGNYFLPESEQEVVMEEEEYLENKNGNRFKELENGKFIMTVPLVPVKAYATYISECCEGDFVDGFNDVNFYVDQYARGNYVAFEIKGDSMDNGGLYDNPEGSITLCRELNRQHWKDGFRGSQYGWIIVHKDTIVCKDIIAQDLENGTITCHSRNQSPEYQDFTIELNDVKQIFKVIKRTF
- a CDS encoding MarR family winged helix-turn-helix transcriptional regulator, with amino-acid sequence MKKNNPTGTVLYTVEQTIKEYRKISQKNIKKIVSDITVDQCLLLIMINKNSDYSQKEIAELIFKDNTSITRIIELMVKKEYLTRTINELDRRKFNLEITEKGKKTIELLTPVINKNRQIALEGLSEDEIELLDKMLSKIISNCKN
- a CDS encoding PD-(D/E)XK nuclease-like domain-containing protein, whose product is MTNLNPTMAIEKEIQTNSIDFTRPLSEYPTAQFIAEFIKSEVKPKHIYTETLNNNGLVIQDEKEKYLKNDALSPSMLKSALKTPLHFEYAKSEDKEELKKLTETADHFNLSTFLHQAILEPTKFSRVIIEPSIPLNTNEGVTKAIEFWEQLITERGYGVIKLQETPFDFVLEYCQRTVAETLGLSLDKIDGKRAYIKILKNCSDVEPVTEENMAKIKILKKHYDQYGNGILRRLILHSKRETSVYYNDTKTGLKLKVRPDAIQFKENIGVDAIISVKSSAIEDIQAFYNQASRLHYDLHEAMCQEIVSNATGRDFNTTIMVMLQTVAPFAIAIFVWSAEDIETGKRKYQLALNNAKEIIEKQSVKGYEILSQENNLGLIQMSLPAWNKQEFVSRNL